The region CTGGCCTCGGTTGTGATGACCTATCATATTCATTAGTAAATTGTGTTGCAAAGCTTCAAAAGGAAGATAACTTACATCCAAAGCCTGCTgcacctccaacaccttgCGCACCTCGCTCAGCCAGTCCCTGCTCAGCGTCTTGGCCCACCCACCAAGGGTGTTCATCTCACGCGCCGCGTTGTCAAggtcgccctcctccaagaaGGTCTGAGTGCGGGTAAGAATGCTCTCAACATCGTCACCGGCCGCCAAGCCCTGCTTCTTGAACATCACCTTGCTCAAGAGGTAGCTAGAGGCGTGGCTAGCGACACCAGCATCCTCGGGAAGAAGAGACGCCTTGCGCACCTCGGCGGCAACGCGGCGGAATCTGTCAATCAGCTCGGCGGAAGTAGATATACCGCGCTGGTAAGCAGAAGGGTGGATGGAGGCGATGGCCGCATCGACAACCGGGTCGTCAGCGGCGATCTCCTTGAGAGCGACAAGCTCCTTGATGAAtggccgggggtggtgggcatCTTCCAAGCTGGCACGGACGGCCTCAACAGCGACGTGGAGTTGTTGGGTGCGCAGATTGGTGTCAACGACCTCGTTCAAACCAGTAGTAAGCTTCTCGAGCTCAGAGACAGCCCTGGAGAGAGACTCGATACGGCCAAGACGTCCTTcacgctcctcctcgacatgcTTCTTGATGTCCCGAGAAAACTGACGCTGTAGCTCGACAGCTTGCTCCAAAAGTTTGTTCTGGAGCTTCTGCTCAGAAAGTTTCTGCTCACGCTCCTGAATCAGCTTGATCTTGTCGTCGTAGTTGTGCTTCAATCTCTCAACCTCAGCCTCGAACTCCTGACGCCACTGCTGCTCCTGGGCCAGCATGATAGCCTCCAAACGAGACACAAGGTCGTTGGCATGCTTGTCGAATGAGTCGATGCGGGCCTTGACCTGCTTGgcagcctcttcctccgcgGCAGACTTGATGCTGAGAATTCTCTCTCCGACTTTGCTGACCTCATCCTTGGCCTTCCAGATGGTCTGGGAGTACTTGTCGGCGGCACCGTCGTAGTTGATCACcgtgatgatgtcgttgaGCATATGAACCAATTGTTGAACGATGGCGTCGTCGGCATGGGGAACAGAGAGAGGATCGATTGGCGAAGCAGGGGGCCACACAGAAGGCTCGTTGACATCAGGGGCCCTGAActccttgggcttggaagaAGTAGCGGCAGCCGGAATCAcagcaacctccttctttttctcctccacacccttgaccttcttctccagagCCGCATCCTTGGCTTCGACCTTGGGAAGAGCCACAGTCTCCTTTTTGGCCTTGGTTACAGCAGCAGGCTCGGGCTTGACGATGTCCTTGACAGTGTCCTTGACGGCGTCcttcacagcaacaacctttTGGGCCACACCACTCGACTGGCGGCCGGCATGGTCACCATCGGCCACCCTCCATGACGCACCGCTCTGGGCTGGGATGCTGACTTGCTCGCTGGCCGTATCGGCCCGTCTGCCTGTTACCCGGTTCGCAACGTTGGGGAAGCGTTTCCTAAAGTCGAGCTCCTCAAGGTACAGAACGGCCTCCTCGCCGTAGGGGACATATTGAGTGAAGAAGTCGTGGAAGTTGTCATTGATGCGGGAGTACCAAACGCCGCCACCAAACCCGAGGACACCAAGAAGTACGAGTTTCAGGAGGAAGTTGCGAAGTCTGCGGAAGaagcccttcttcttggggacGATGGGAGcgacgggaggaggaggagggggtacAACGGCGGGGCCAGGTGCCGGTGGTGTCAAGGGTGCTTGCTCGGGAGTAATCGTCGCGGCGGGGGTagtctggggaggaggtggtgggggagttgTTGGGGCAGTAAGGGTCTCAGCGGCGGGAAGCTTTGCTTCGTCGACGAGGGGCTTCTTGTCGTCGGCATAGAATCTCTAGATGCAAACAGAAGGGTTTAGTTAGCTTTCCCTTGCAACCGGTTCTAATATTTCAAAATGAGGTCATACCTGACCCGAGACAACCGCACGTCGGGCTACGGAAGCCTGCCATTGGCGCCCGGCAACGGCAGCCGCAGGCCTGCTGCCCAGCGCCCTCACTGATCGTATCGATGTACGCAAcatgagggagatggagtggCCGGTTCGGCGCAATTGGGAGGGTTAGAcgtggtgttttgggggaaGAATGCTGAGCAAAAAAGAGCTCGGCAAAGTTCCGGGAAGAAGCTGCGGGCCACAGCGAGAATCCTGGCGACAGGGTCTTGGCACCCTATCAGCTATGCGTTGCAAACGGGACTTCCACCATATACACTTTTTTTTGGCAGCCTCATACGCCTTCGATGCCAGATACTGTATGtttatacttttaagtataaCTTACCCGCAACCTTTAAcgtataaatataataaatatagcTATGTAGCCCTACTTACAACGATTATTTTgtaaatattatttcttaCGCGCGCATAATGCGCGTGGTAAAATCGATTAAAAACGAAATCTAATTATTTTTGGTTTACTGGCCCTGACTTCTATCAAGAAGTCTCACTGGACAAAAAAGCATGGTTTGGTGGAAGTCTGGTTTGCAACGCATAGAGGTCCCGACACGAAATGACATCCGACATCAGCACACCTACCTCACTTTGAATGATACAACATATGGGATGAATAGTTCGTTTTTTAAAGACCAAAACAGGTTGAGAGATACGCTTTGCATTATACTCACGCCTGTATACCCGTCCCCTCTAGTCCCTGCCGGCACCGCATCTGTCACTGAATTACCGCGGCCGTTGCAAGCTGCTGCTTCTATCTGTCTGCCTACCATACTGTACAGCGAAATGCGCCAGTCCGGCTCTCCCACACCAGGTGGCCTACCTACGCTTTCTCCTCGACCATGGTGCCGAGAAAAACACACCCGTTAAAAAACAAATCCCATAAGAAAGAtgaggtatttaaaaaaaacaacactggtaccctcctcccaacaaTACTCCGATCAaagatgtgtgtgtgtgtgtgtgtgtgtgtgtgtgtgtgtgtgtgtgagaatGTCGATGTCCCTGTCCCCGTTTAACAAAAGCCCAGATTAGCCCCAAACTGCTCTATATTCTTCCTCTGACATCCACTGCCGGTCATACGCCTGAGTCCTTGAATATGCTTCTAACCGTGTGGTTTCAAAAACCGTCTCTCATCAGCACGCGCAGGGCCCACCGGCTTGCGTGTTGGCTCCTTCGGGAGCAAGACTGACTCCGGGCCGCTGACCAGGCCGGGCATGTCTCGGCCCAACCTGATCAAGTGGAAGTTTCTTGGCAATAGCAGTAAACAACTCTTGAACGTTCTCGGCAGTCTTTGCGGATGTCTCAAAGAAGAGAAGGCCGGCTTCCTTTGCGTAGGCCTCGGCTTCGGCGGTAGGGATGGCGCGCTTGTCTGGTTGCTCCGTCACCAAATCCAACTTGTTTCCGGCAagggcgatgatgatgttctCGTTGGCTTGTCGTTGGAGTTCCTTCACCCACGACTTGGCCTTGTCGAGCGACGCCTACAGCAGTTCGGTTAGTCAGGGATGCTTCCAAAGAAGGGAGGATCCTAAACGTACGGCTTGCGTGATATCATAGACAACAACGGCGCAGTTTGCATTCCGGTAGTACATGGGCGCGAGGGACTTGTAACGTTCCTGGCCAGCGGTATCCCAAATCTCAAACTTGACAGTCGTGTTCTCGTCGAGCGAAATGGTCTGTGTTAAGAAGGCGGCACCAATAGTGGATTCCCTGTAGGAGTCAAATTGATCCTATCATCTTTCAGTCAGTTGTGTCCGGAACCTGCAGAATCCGACAGCCCGGCTCACCTTGACGAAGCGCAATACTATCGAGCTCTTTCCCACAGCAGATTCACCTAGCAAGACCAACTTGAACTGCGCGAAGCGGTTGCTCATGCCGCGAGCGCCAGGGGGTCCTCGGGAAGCCATGGTGAATGTGGTGATATGGTGTACGTTGGCTGTGGTTTGGGTGATGCAAAAGTCAAAGACCAAACCGTCGTTGACCGTTGATGGGACCTGCTGACAAGGCGGCGTTCGCTGCCAAGGAAGGTTACGGCGGGCGCTGGCGAAATGACAATGCGCGGCGGGGACTCAAGTTTCGCGGGTCGGTGTTCGCGGGGTTCTCGATAAACGCTGGAGAGACTTGTCGAGACAAAGGGTGCTCGCCGAGTTGACTGGAGTTGGATGCTGAAATGTGGTTGCCTCGAGTGATACCACGGGACCAAGAATTGGGGAAATCAGTCAAGAGCTGGGGCTGGTTGGCAGAGGTCGTTGAGAAGCAATGAGAGCAACCAGCCTGGGTCCTGGCCAATGTCAGTGCTTTCAGcgctcggcggcggcgcatGCACACGTCAGGTCGCCCGATAGGCGCAGATGCCACCCCGAGGTCTGTGCAGATTTCCACGTGATAGCAGCGGCAACTTGGTTACGTCGCCATCCTTGCCAGCCGGTCGCGGCAGATGCCAGTGGGCCATAAATGCCACAGTGCGAATGCGACTCGTGTCACGCAGATTAGGGAGAGCTTGGGAGCTGGCACCAAAAGGGCAGAGCAGCAACGCCTCCTGTTGGTCGCCTCTGGCTGGGATGTCATCACTTTGGATGAGGCTCGACATTTCCATAATTAGATGACATGTTTCAACACCGACTCTGAAGCTGCACAAAATTGACGATCTGCAGCAACCGTTCCCTTCGTTTAGACACCTCGATCGCTATCTGCACCTGCATGACGACcaagaaataaaaagataatagCTTCGATTCCGTCGTTTGGTGGCGCAACCTCTTGTCCAACATGACGCTCCCTTTCCGCGATATCAACGTCCAGACGGCGTCTGATGCCTACATCTTTACTTCGCCCTCGAGCCCCAATGCACCAGCTCTCGCTATCGACCGCCCAACTGGCGATATCCGTCTTCTTGATGCTTCCTTACTTTCCGGGAAGCGCGTCTCGCGCATTACCAGCATTGCCGGTATCCTGGGCGTGATCCAGCTGCGGTTAGGTGAGCTTCTTTATGATGGTTGCGGAGGGTTTGGGTGCGAAGAGCTTGTTACTGACTATGGTTGTGAAGACAAGtacatcatcgtcatcacaAAAGCCCAACCCGTCGGTCGTCTGCGAGGGCATATGGTCTACAAGGTTGTCTCGACAGATATCCTGCCCCTCCGCGAAAGACAAGTCAGCGACCCCGATGAGGACCGCTTCCTCAATCTTCTCCGCGGCTTCATCAAGCCCGGGCCAATGTACTTCTCGTACTCTGTCGATATTACCAACAGCTTCCAGCGCCAAGCGCAACAGGACGCCGAGAGCCCGCTCTGGAAGCGTGCTGACGACCGCTTCTTTTGGAACCGCTTCATCCAGTCCGACCTGATCAACTTCCGCAACAGTGGCGGCCGCGGTCAGCCTGCTCCTCAGCCAAACATCGACCCTTATATCCTCCCGGTCATCTTTGGCATGCTCGAGATCCATCCAACAACGTTCAAGGGCACCCCTTTAACGATTGCGCTCATTTCCCGTCGCTCCCGCCACCGCGCTGGAACCCGTTATTTTACCCGTGGTCTCGATGACCAAGGCCACGCCGCCAACTACAACGAAACCGAACAGGTTGTCATTCTCAACGACCACACCACCGGTCTTGGCGGCTCGTcatggcagcaacaacaaaagtCATCCTCTCTCGCCGACGGTGTAGGCAAGGAGATGCAAATCCTCTCCTACGTCCAAACCCGCGGCAGCGTCCCCGCCTACTGGGCTGAAATCAACACTCTAAAGTACACCCCTAAGATCCAGATCCGCGCCATCGAAGCCGCCTACCCAGCCGCCAAAGCCCACTTTGACGAACAGATCCGCATCTACGGCGACAACTACCTGGTAAACCTTGTCAACCAAAAGGGCCGCGAAGTCCCCGTCAAGGAGGCCTACGAGAAGGTAGTAGAGATGCTCGTCTCTCGGCCCAAAGAACACGTCCAGGGCGACCAGCGGACTGACGAGAAGTTCCACACCATCGAGACAGCCGAGAAGAAATCCCAGTTTGACAGGCTGCACTACATCTACTTTGACTTTCACGCCGAGACCAAGGGGTTGCAGATGCACCGCGCCCAGCTGCTTATCGACCGGATGCGCGAGGCGCTCGTGGCCCAGCAGTACTTCCGTGCTAGTGTTGACTCTACCCCCggtaacaacaacaagaccgACGGCGGGAGGTTGGACGTCCGGTCGCTGCAGACGAGTGTAGTGAGGACAAATTGCATGGATTGTCTGGACAGGACGAACGTGGTACAGTCTATGCTTGCTCGGTGGACGCTGGACAGGATGTTTATTGATCTGGGCTTGCTGGCTAGGGGGAGCAGGTTCGCGGATGAAGACGCGGCGTTTGAGCTGATGTTCCGAAATATGTGGGCTGATAATGCGGATGTGGTGTCGAATGCGTATTCCGGTACCGGGGCTATGAAGACTGATCTGACGAGAACGGGCAAGAGGACCAAGGCTGGTGCGCTGCAGGACGGAAACGTGGCTGTTACGAGATACTGCAAGAACAACTTTTTGGACGGGCCGAGGCAGGATGCGTTTGATTTGTTTTTGGGTGTGTATCAACCCAGCGTGGGGGGAGGTCTGGTGTTTGTGGACAGGAGGCCGGTGTTGATCCAGGCGGTGCCGTATATTGCGGCGTTTGGGCTTTTTTTTGTGCTGATGGGGATGTACTCGCCGAGACTGCCCGACGCGGCCGTGTGGCCGATGAGGTTGTTTATCTTGTTTTGGACGGGGGTGACGGGGTGGGCGCTGTGGTTTATTTTCAATAACGGGATGCTCTACGTAAGttttttttgtctctttttGGGACCTGTAACAGTTTGCTGACATACTACAACAGGTAAACTGGCCCAAACTCAACCCCAGACCTTGGGCAACGGAGGGCTACCACGAGACGATTAGCCGGGTGCGCAAGGACAAGGTTCTCGGGCCGCTGGTGGCCAGGCACGAGAGGGGCTTGTCTGTCGCGAGGTACATCAATGCCGAGGAAGGCAAGAAGAGGATCGAGTAGACCGCACAGCAAGTGTCACTCCTTCATGGCATCGAGGGGGGAACAACACTTGTTTTCTTGGCTTCATTTTTGTACGCCCACCCCCTCGAGCTggtcttgtttcttttgtcagCTTTTTTTGTGAATGGACCGCTTTTGAAGGAATTGTTTTAGTACTGGTTAGACTTGTCTTCTTGTTTTATCTTCGCTTCGCACACAACTCCTACTTCGATCCGTATAATAGCCTGCTGCGGGAAGAGACAACGAGCAAGGGGTTAATCAAAGGTTATTTATTTGGTTGCATTTACCTTGAATACATTCTAAGTCTATCGGGTCATTTGATGGGTTGTATTTTCTAAATTCGCTTGATTTGTATTGTAGGTAGATTTTCAATGGCAAGAGTATCAAAAGCATTGGACTCAACCATCTGCAAATAGAGCAGATGGAACGAGGAGAAAAAATGCAAAAAAAGTGGGCCGAGCCAGGGCTTGAACCTGGGACCACTTGCAAGTTGAAATACTTGGAACGAATTCCCAAAGCAAGTATGCTACCACTACACCACACGGCCTGTGATTTGTTGTTGCATAAAAGTTAGTGGAAAGAGTTTATCAATGGATCCCACGTTGGGCTGCGCCACAAACCACAACACTCGACGACAACTTTGGGCGATATCAACATTTCacttctcccctccttcttccacttcaTTCGTTTATTCTTTCAATTCAATTACTCAAATCCACAGTTACTATTTCTGACTGCTTGCTTCCTCTCTTCAACCGCATCTTTCCATCCTTGGGTATCGATCCCTCTTTGAACCCCAAGCAAAGAAACGGTGCTATAGAAGCCCAAGAAAGAGGCTAGCAAACAACACCCTatccaagaaaaaaaaccatatttctctctctctctctctctctctctttcgcacacacacacacacacacgcgcCCACCTACTCCCCAATTATCCTATTACCCATTACCTTGTTCAACCCTCACCTTCAAAAATGATATGATTTACCTCActccaaccacaacaaccacctaaccaacctccaccctcccctcccaagcccaatcaccaccctcgaaaTCATCACCATaaaccaaacccaccacaTAAACCCAACAAGCACCCACTCCACTCCCAACCACCCCGCCCTCCTAAGCCACCTAAACCGCCTCCTACGGCGCCGCAACATCTTCTCAATGtggtccaccaccctcttgacCTTCAGCCTCTGGCCCGCAACCAAATCATGATTCGCCTCGTCCGCCTCGTCCGCAGCCCTATGCGCGAGGTCGGTCAGCTCCCCGGCGATCTTCCACCTTGTTGCCtcgaccttcttctccaagtgGGGCGCCGTCTCCCTGGCGAACTTGTCGTGCGTGAACTGAAACTGCGCGGCTGTGGCCTCCATTGCAGATGACAGAGTCCGTGCGGCGAGGGGATAGAGATCTATTTGAGCAACGGGGCGGGTGACCAATCTGTGTCTTGTTTCTGGGTCAGGACATAGGGATATAACGTCCTTCCAGGCAAAGTCCGGTTGGCCATCTGGGGAGTGGCTAGAGATATGGGAGGAGTGAGGGGACGTCAAAAGCTTGCGGTCTTTGGCACGGCGATCTACCTCCATTGCATGGATTCCAGAGCTGAGAATCAGCGCCTTCAAGCGGGCGATTTCCCGTTTGGAGATTACTGGCCGCGTTGGAGTGCTACCACCACGGTCGGCAATGGACCAGTGGCGGCTGGAAGATACGGTAGAGAATTGTCGGGGTTTGTGAAAGGGTAGTGGTGCCATGTCGGTACGATCGATCCTCCAGTCGGCGCTCTTCCGGGACTCGACGTCTGATTCAACCTGTTCCTTGCGCCTCTCCAACAAGGGAGGCGGCGATGCACTTGGTGATGCATCTTGAATATCGATCCTTGGCGGCTTGAGGAGGTCGAACCGCGATGACCGTCGGCTGAGTGGCTGTGCTGGTGGGTGTGGTAGCAACCCAGTTTGCTGTTCACTGTTCGCTGGCTTGGCGGTGTTTGCTACCGAGACGAACTGTGGTAAAGGCTCAACCTGATGCTTTCCGTTTTGCGTCGATGGCGTCCGACCATGACCCCGTCGAAAAACCCGAGGACCACGGGACCTACCcctggcctcggcctcagAATCTGACGAAGAGGTGGTAGAGTACTGATCATCACCAGCGTCCTTTCGCCAAACCATATCACTGATCTTGGACACGCCGCTTCGCAGGACAGTGTCGATACGAGGGCCACGGAACAGCGACCTGAGGCCGCCTCCAACATCTTCAGGTTTAAGCTTGACACTGCCGACACTCTTATGTGACCGGTGACTCGAGTCTGTGCCTTTGGTTACTATCCTGCCGATCGGACTCCTTGACGGTCTTCTTTCCGGGGATGACACGGCACTCCAATCCGGCTCGGGCGAGGCAAAGAGCTTCTCGTTCAGCGGCGCTGGTGTCTCGGGCTCTTCTGCGCTTGCATAATTGTCCGCAATGCGCTCCTTACTACGCTCACGGAAAATGCTCTTAACCTTGCTCAGCGGGTTTCGTGATGGAGAGCTTGGTCTGCTGGATAAGGGTGATAAATCCATCCCGATTGCTGGGACTAGACCGACATCTCGATTTGGCCGCAAATCTGGGGAGTTGGGCTGTGACGTATCATAATCCACCGAGAATCTTCTACCTCTCGAAGGGACCTCGAGACTAGCACGGCCCGGAACAGGTGGAGAAGGACGGTGGTGTAAGCCTGTGAGCCTGCATTCGCCCTCGCTCAGGTCGGCGCGCGAATCCGTCCCACGAGACAAAGGCTTAGTCTGGGTCGCATCTGATGCGGCGTTGTTCAAAAGATCTCGCTCAGGGGTCGCCGGGTTGAGGCTAGCAAACTTCATACGTAGCGCCTCGTGGTCATAAAGGGCTGGTGAAGACTCCGACCCCCTCTGTTCCCTGGCtatcatctcctccatctgctTCTCCAAAACAGATCTTACAGTAGTTGTAGCAGTGCCGGCTCTggcccgccgccgcctgtCACTGTCTGTGTCTGATGATTCGGATACAGAGGCTCTTCGGATACGCAGAAAATCTCTGTTGTTAACAGAGCTAttttggcggtgatgggatCCTTTCAGAGCTCGTAGCTTCTGCTGTGCCCGATCCCTAGCTGTACTCAGGACATGCTCATGCTCATGTTTGGGTGGCGGGGCCTCTGGCTGTGGCTTCTCGCCAGAGTCTGAAGAATCTTTAGTTGAGCTCGGTGTTGTCAGCCGTGGGGCCTCGTCGCGTAATGGCAATGGCCTGGAAGCGTCCGTTCCCTGGGGAAACACTCGCTTCCAGTGGCGATCCTCCACCAGCCGTTTATTATCATCAAGCTCCAGCCAGTAGACATCTGCGATCATGTCTGCAGGATCAATCGCCCAGTCGACTCGCGGTCTCTTTGGTTTAGCAGCAGAGGTCGTTGACCGAGAAACGTTGGATGGCGGAGAGCTTTGAAATGATGCAGCTTGTGCGCCTGAAAAGGGGGGCAAGGCAGGATTGCCTGGTATTCGAGCTTGACCGGTGGCCACCCATTTGGCAACCTCGTCAATCCACTCAGATACTCTGGGGACATCGTTAAACCCCTGGCCTTCACCATCAATAGCTTTCCGCTCGCGGGCTCTGACTTTGCGATTGCGTATGTACTGAAGAGGATTGTACGGGCGTCCAATCCTAGCCTTAGACTCGTTGGTGGAAGTTCTAGACATCTGAATAGAGTCAGTTGATGTGCAAGGGGGACTGGCTATCAACCCTTTGGTCGTTCGAGGTACCTCCAATGGCGGCAACAGTTCCAGGACTCTTCTGTATTGGGCCATGAGGTCCAAATACTCTTTCGCCTTCTGCGCGCGTGCCAAAGTAGATTGAGAAAAATGGTAGCGGTAGCCCCCTTCGGGTTCAAATGCTGGCTGTAGAGGGCTGAGCACCCTCCCCGGACCTATCCTCGGTGACCGATCAGGCTTGGGAGAGATAGTTTGTGAAATTCTTCTTTGTTGCTGAAGGTGATGTCTCAAGCTGCCTCCTGTGGTACCATCAGGCAACGGTGCCAATCTAGGTAGCGCTGGCTGCGTAATGCTTCTCCTAGATGCGAGGCGTCTGGATTCGCTCAAGTTTAGGGCCATATTAACAATCTGTGCCGATTCCAGATCCATTTGCGTAATGCTCGTTCGAGGCGACGATCCAACAGCTGTGTCTCCCGCAAGGGAGTCGCGCTCGCGCCTGGTGAGGGTAGAGGATGCCGATATTGGGTCAGAGTGGCCACCCCCCGTTGGCTCATACTCCCCAGTGAGCATAGAAGGCCCTGAGCTGCCCGAGAGAGTTCTCGGGTAGGGTCTGGTCTGGTCATGCTGAGCATTTCGAAGCCTGTATTGATCGGTCGACTTTCGGTATTGCCTATCGGCTCGCGGGTTGATATGCGCGTCGCGCTCGCGAGTATGGGGGTTGAATAGAGGATCGTTGAGAAGAAAAGCGCCACTCGGTCGATGTTTATGGCCACGGGACGCATTAAGTGACCGCCGCTTCTCGATCAGGTTTCGGCTGTCCAGGCGCATCGACGACTTCGCTAGAGGGTCGAGCTCCTCGTGGAGCGGTGCCGGGTTAGAGTCGGGGGGTGATACGTTTATAAAGCTGTTCTGTAAGCTGGAGGACGGTCCTCGTTCGAACGCACTGGAGTGGCGTGCCGCCCGCTGTGGACGCAGATGGGAGGGTGGGCTAACAtcgtgggcggtggtgttggtggtgtggtcaGTCATTTCGGAGCTCCCTTCGCCCTGAGGCGAATCTCTCGGGGTTCCAACTCAAAGATATTCGATATGGCGATACATTTTCTACGCCGTGTTGCAGGTGGTGTCTGGTGCGTTAGGCGATGCTAGCAGAGGAGCTGAGAGCCAGAATTTTCCATGTGAAGCTCCGACGtcaggagggaggtggtgggaatCCTCTCATTCGCCAGGGTCCAAGTTCAATGTCTGGTTGGTGTTCCCCAGAGAACCAAGCTTGGCTTCATCTTCAGTGAGTTTCAGGGAAACCCCTCGGGTCGGCAGGCAACTGGCCCACTGTTAGCCGCAAACAAGCATGGGGTTGAAGTCGCTGTCAGCGCTATCCATGCACAATGCATGGGACTTTAAACGGCCCTTGGCTTGTCACTGGCACATTGTACACAAATTACTGGCACTGCAAAACATTAAACGAGGTCTTAAAAGATAGTCAAAAGGttttaaaagatagttagtaggcctttaaagatatttcACAGGCCTATTAGTTTACTGTCGAGGCATGGTATACAACATCATATGGGCCACTTACTCTTGCTGTGTCAATTATTTTGTGGGCAGGGTGCACTCCACACTACAACTCCATCTTATATTTGAGAATGCAACGTCTTGTTTCTGCGGCTACTAGTAACTTCTCTCCCTCTGATACCTCCTAtgtctcctcctcagaaTACTTTCCACGTAGTGCTTCTTGCACTTGCGGCACGCTCTGCCTTTACAGGCAGGGCACTGTCGAGTACAACTCAtccaccccttcttcacccttCCACAAAGGAAGCACTCAGCTCGTCCAAACCTCACGGCCCAGCCTGTGAGAGCATGGCGGCAGTAAAACGGTGCCTCTTCTGTTGCCACACTTTGAACTTCACTTTCAGAGTATGTTTGAGTGCTTTCGCTCTCTGAGTTCTGAGCACTTTGAACCGGCTCTTGGGTCGGAAATGCCTCCGTCCACAAATCGTCCTCTGCCCCCCTGAAGCTTTCCTGGTGTTGGTGAACCATCCTTTCGCTTTCTTCCACCCATCTTTGCCATCGTCTCCGCTCCCATTCTTCCCTTTGGCGGTTTCCTTCTCGTCTAGTTCGTTCGTATCTTTCGGCTCGCTCAGCTTGCAGAACTGCCTCGAGTTCCTCAATATGCCGAACTGCCCTAAGCCTCCGCTCCTCCCATTCCATTTCCCGTCGCCCTTGCTTTTGCCCTCTAAGCTTGTCTTTGGCCTCTGGTTCTTCTTGGTCCTTGGCCCTCCTTGAAGCGTCCTCGGCCTGTCTCTCTGCTTGGAGGCGGATCCATTCAGCCACAAATTCCCGTTGTCTCTTGGCTTCAAATCGATTCCACTCATTTCGAATCTTTTCGGGTCTTTCCGCTTCTCTCCGTGCTTTTCCCCGTGTGGTGATTTCCCTTTCAGAAGCCTCAATTTCTCGTCTTGCagcatcctcttcttcggaaGCCAGCTTCCGGTAGCGGAACCACTCGACTCTAATACGAGGGTATTCTTCGTCGTAACGTGTGCGTTTGTCCTCATCGCGAAGGTAGTCATAAGCTTCTTGAACCTACCTCACTTGTCAGCGAATGCCAGAAATTGACAACATGAGGAGGTGACAAACCCTGCGGAACTCGGCCGTATCACCGTCGTTGCCTGGCCCCCTCTTGTCAGGGTGATGCTGCTTGATCAGCTTGAGCCAAGCGGCCTTGATATCCCTTCTCTCGATGTAGGTGTGTTCGTCGTCAAAGGTCGGGAACCCGAGATCAAAGTAGTAATCTGGCTTTGCTGGCTCAACGTTGGTAGGGTATATGGGGTCCATGATTGCTTGACTGTCTCATTGGCATTGCTGAACGCGAGAGAAAGGGGGTATCGAGGAGATCTTGATGAGTAAGGAAGGCCAACGACCCAGTCGTTGCCAAAGGAAGTGTGAGGATTTGAACTGAAAACTCTTCACGAAAAATGAAGCCAGCCAGCTGGGAGCGTTGATGTCGGATGGAGCCATATTATAAATTCATCCTATCTATGAGATATCTATTGTTG is a window of Podospora pseudopauciseta strain CBS 411.78 chromosome 1, whole genome shotgun sequence DNA encoding:
- the MIC60 gene encoding MICOS complex subunit mic60 (EggNog:ENOG503Q4FA; COG:M) translates to MLRTSIRSVRALGSRPAAAVAGRQWQASVARRAVVSGQRFYADDKKPLVDEAKLPAAETLTAPTTPPPPPPQTTPAATITPEQAPLTPPAPGPAVVPPPPPPVAPIVPKKKGFFRRLRNFLLKLVLLGVLGFGGGVWYSRINDNFHDFFTQYVPYGEEAVLYLEELDFRKRFPNVANRVTGRRADTASEQVSIPAQSGASWRVADGDHAGRQSSGVAQKVVAVKDAVKDTVKDIVKPEPAAVTKAKKETVALPKVEAKDAALEKKVKGVEEKKKEVAVIPAAATSSKPKEFRAPDVNEPSVWPPASPIDPLSVPHADDAIVQQLVHMLNDIITVINYDGAADKYSQTIWKAKDEVSKVGERILSIKSAAEEEAAKQVKARIDSFDKHANDLVSRLEAIMLAQEQQWRQEFEAEVERLKHNYDDKIKLIQEREQKLSEQKLQNKLLEQAVELQRQFSRDIKKHVEEEREGRLGRIESLSRAVSELEKLTTGLNEVVDTNLRTQQLHVAVEAVRASLEDAHHPRPFIKELVALKEIAADDPVVDAAIASIHPSAYQRGISTSAELIDRFRRVAAEVRKASLLPEDAGVASHASSYLLSKVMFKKQGLAAGDDVESILTRTQTFLEEGDLDNAAREMNTLGGWAKTLSRDWLSEVRKVLEVQQALDVITTEARLQSLKVE
- the YPT52 gene encoding GTP-binding protein of the rab/ypt (COG:U; EggNog:ENOG503NVI3), with the protein product MSNRFAQFKLVLLGESAVGKSSIVLRFVKDQFDSYRESTIGAAFLTQTISLDENTTVKFEIWDTAGQERYKSLAPMYYRNANCAVVVYDITQAASLDKAKSWVKELQRQANENIIIALAGNKLDLVTEQPDKRAIPTAEAEAYAKEAGLLFFETSAKTAENVQELFTAIAKKLPLDQVGPRHARPGQRPGVSLAPEGANTQAGGPCAC
- the SAC1 gene encoding Phosphoinositide phosphatase sac1 (EggNog:ENOG503NUMD; COG:I); its protein translation is MTLPFRDINVQTASDAYIFTSPSSPNAPALAIDRPTGDIRLLDASLLSGKRVSRITSIAGILGVIQLRLDKYIIVITKAQPVGRLRGHMVYKVVSTDILPLRERQVSDPDEDRFLNLLRGFIKPGPMYFSYSVDITNSFQRQAQQDAESPLWKRADDRFFWNRFIQSDLINFRNSGGRGQPAPQPNIDPYILPVIFGMLEIHPTTFKGTPLTIALISRRSRHRAGTRYFTRGLDDQGHAANYNETEQVVILNDHTTGLGGSSWQQQQKSSSLADGVGKEMQILSYVQTRGSVPAYWAEINTLKYTPKIQIRAIEAAYPAAKAHFDEQIRIYGDNYLVNLVNQKGREVPVKEAYEKVVEMLVSRPKEHVQGDQRTDEKFHTIETAEKKSQFDRLHYIYFDFHAETKGLQMHRAQLLIDRMREALVAQQYFRASVDSTPGNNNKTDGGRLDVRSLQTSVVRTNCMDCLDRTNVVQSMLARWTLDRMFIDLGLLARGSRFADEDAAFELMFRNMWADNADVVSNAYSGTGAMKTDLTRTGKRTKAGALQDGNVAVTRYCKNNFLDGPRQDAFDLFLGVYQPSVGGGLVFVDRRPVLIQAVPYIAAFGLFFVLMGMYSPRLPDAAVWPMRLFILFWTGVTGWALWFIFNNGMLYVNWPKLNPRPWATEGYHETISRVRKDKVLGPLVARHERGLSVARYINAEEGKKRIE